In one Mucilaginibacter sp. PAMB04168 genomic region, the following are encoded:
- a CDS encoding class I SAM-dependent RNA methyltransferase gives MQIFNTESKIIITCNKRLSPYLQQEVEALGYTIKRTFQTGVELVGTVNDCIPLNLNLRCASQILYLLKSFEAEDPQQLYDELVQIEWEKLIDFSGYFSITSNVNNEHIRTPLFANVKVKDAVVDRIKAQKGIRPNSGPELNKAVLHLYWQDNKADIFVDTSGETLAKHSYRKIPGKAPMLEALAASTIMSTGWDKQSTFINPMCGSGTLAIEAALLATDKSPGLFRMNYAFMHFMGYDEQVFFTERRKLKDKARKDTGFKIIATDISDDAVDIARKNARTAGVEHLIDFAVCDFADTEVPEQHGIVMFNPEYGERLGTHTKLEATYARIGDYLKQQCKGYKGYVFTGNPDLAKKIGLQASRRIEFYNGKLDCRLLEYTIYEGSKREPKSE, from the coding sequence ATGCAAATTTTTAACACTGAGAGTAAAATAATTATTACTTGCAATAAACGCCTTTCGCCGTACCTGCAACAAGAGGTTGAGGCTTTGGGCTACACTATAAAAAGAACGTTTCAAACCGGTGTTGAGCTGGTTGGAACGGTAAACGACTGCATCCCGCTAAACCTTAATTTACGCTGCGCCAGCCAGATATTATACCTGCTCAAAAGCTTTGAGGCAGAAGATCCGCAACAGCTGTATGATGAACTGGTACAGATAGAGTGGGAAAAGCTAATCGATTTTAGCGGCTATTTTTCCATCACCTCTAACGTAAATAATGAGCATATACGCACGCCGCTGTTTGCAAATGTTAAGGTGAAAGACGCGGTAGTTGATCGCATCAAGGCACAGAAAGGCATCCGGCCAAATTCTGGCCCGGAGCTTAACAAGGCCGTACTGCACTTGTACTGGCAGGATAACAAGGCAGATATTTTTGTTGACACCTCGGGCGAAACGCTGGCCAAGCACAGCTATCGCAAAATACCAGGCAAAGCCCCCATGCTGGAAGCACTGGCGGCATCCACTATCATGTCGACCGGTTGGGATAAACAAAGCACCTTTATCAATCCCATGTGCGGCTCGGGCACCCTGGCTATTGAGGCAGCCCTGCTGGCCACCGATAAAAGCCCCGGCCTGTTCAGGATGAACTATGCCTTTATGCATTTTATGGGTTATGATGAGCAGGTGTTTTTTACTGAGCGACGCAAGCTAAAAGATAAAGCACGCAAGGATACCGGCTTTAAGATCATCGCTACCGACATATCAGACGACGCAGTGGATATTGCCCGAAAAAACGCACGTACCGCCGGTGTGGAACATTTGATTGATTTTGCAGTTTGTGATTTCGCAGATACCGAAGTACCCGAGCAACATGGCATAGTAATGTTTAACCCAGAGTATGGCGAACGCCTAGGCACACATACTAAGCTCGAAGCCACTTACGCCCGCATAGGCGATTACCTGAAGCAACAATGCAAAGGTTATAAAGGTTACGTATTTACGGGCAACCCCGATTTGGCCAAAAAAATTGGTTTACAGGCCAGCCGCCGCATTGAATTTTACAATGGTAAGCTCGACTGCCGCTTACTGGAATACACTATTTACGAAGGCAGTAAACGTGAACCCAAATCAGAATAA
- a CDS encoding MBL fold metallo-hydrolase, whose product MHITFHGAARNVTGSKHIVQLNGGTTILLDCGMFQGLGEKTEDMNEHFGFNPQKVDYMILSHAHIDHCGLIPKLVAEGFDGTIFCTAPTMELARILLMDSAKIQQQDTDYINTKRKKRNQELLTALYTEEQAIDALRLFKIVAYNEEVEVTPRIKFILTDAGHVIGSAAVHLSILEEGKQTQITFSGDVGRYSDLLLRSPQKFPQADYILLESTYGDSLHKDLGPIEDALHEIIHQTCVVKRGKVIIPAFSVGRTQELLYALNALELRGILPDVNYYVDSPLSDKATQVIKDHPEVYNQEVKEVMKIDDDPFAFKNLRFIQSTEESIALNEDTRPSVIISSSGMAEAGRVRHHIRNNINNDKNTILIVGYCEPNSLGGHLMRGDKVVYIFGDEYEVKAEVCSIKSMSAHGDYEDLLHFLNCQNPNEVKKIFLVHGEYETQQKFADTLKENGFNEIAIPYQHERVDLM is encoded by the coding sequence ATGCATATTACTTTTCATGGTGCCGCACGCAATGTAACCGGCAGTAAACATATTGTTCAGTTAAATGGCGGCACTACTATACTTTTAGATTGCGGCATGTTCCAGGGCCTGGGTGAAAAAACCGAGGACATGAATGAACACTTTGGCTTTAATCCGCAAAAGGTAGATTACATGATCCTTTCACATGCCCATATCGATCATTGCGGCCTCATACCTAAACTGGTGGCCGAAGGATTTGATGGCACTATTTTCTGTACCGCCCCTACCATGGAGCTGGCTCGCATACTGTTGATGGATTCGGCCAAAATACAGCAGCAGGATACCGATTACATCAATACTAAACGTAAAAAAAGGAATCAGGAACTGTTAACGGCACTTTATACTGAAGAACAGGCCATAGATGCGCTGCGCCTGTTTAAAATAGTGGCTTATAACGAAGAGGTGGAAGTAACACCGCGCATTAAGTTTATACTGACCGATGCCGGGCACGTGATAGGCAGCGCAGCGGTACACTTGTCCATCTTGGAAGAGGGTAAGCAAACCCAAATAACCTTTAGCGGTGATGTAGGCCGTTACAGTGATTTACTGCTGCGCTCCCCGCAAAAGTTTCCGCAGGCCGATTATATTTTACTGGAGTCGACCTACGGCGATTCGCTGCATAAAGACCTTGGGCCAATTGAGGATGCTTTGCATGAAATTATCCACCAAACCTGTGTAGTTAAGCGCGGCAAGGTTATTATACCGGCTTTCAGTGTGGGGCGTACGCAAGAACTGCTTTACGCATTGAACGCGCTCGAATTGCGTGGCATACTACCCGATGTAAATTACTATGTGGACAGCCCGCTATCAGACAAAGCCACGCAGGTAATTAAAGACCACCCTGAGGTATACAATCAGGAGGTGAAAGAAGTGATGAAGATTGATGACGATCCGTTTGCATTCAAAAATCTACGCTTTATACAATCTACCGAAGAATCGATAGCCCTGAATGAGGATACACGGCCCAGTGTTATCATATCCTCATCGGGCATGGCTGAGGCTGGCCGGGTAAGGCACCATATCCGTAATAATATTAATAACGATAAAAATACCATATTAATAGTGGGCTATTGCGAACCTAACTCGCTTGGTGGTCATTTAATGCGTGGCGACAAGGTTGTTTATATTTTTGGTGACGAATATGAGGTAAAGGCCGAGGTATGCAGCATTAAAAGCATGAGTGCCCATGGCGATTATGAAGACCTGCTACACTTTTTGAACTGCCAGAACCCTAACGAAGTGAAAAAGATTTTCCTGGTACATGGCGAGTACGAAACCCAGCAAAAGTTTGCCGATACGCTAAAGGAAAACGGATTTAACGAAATTGCAATACCTTACCAGCACGAGCGTGTAGATTTGATGTGA
- a CDS encoding M20/M25/M40 family metallo-hydrolase, whose protein sequence is MKKSLLFSLLTAGISLSAAAQEAVDQAIVQKIRNEGLKNSQVMKTAFYLTDVAGPRLSGSPGLKNAQNWAVKELQSYGLVNAKLEPWGKFGKGWQVNKNYAAITVPYYHAIIAIPKAWTSSTKGLIKGDVVLVKVDTLTDLAKYKGQLGGKIIVFDQANALVRSKNPDASRYTDEELAKMAAVTPQAGGRGQRAGNPQMEAFMAARRKAAAMRGAISSFLQQENAALILSQGRGTDGTVFTTNGASYADTAKAALPELETSGEDYLRIVRLLRAGQKVQMEADVQTQFYTDDMQGYNVIAEIPGTDKKLKEQVVMLGGHFDSWHAGTGATDNAAGSAVMMEAMRILKTIGFKPKRTIRIALWSSEEQGLFGSRGYVAQHFGKRDTLKAEQAKVSAYYNLDNGTGKIRGVYLQGNAAVGPIFQSWLAPFNDLGATTVTISNTGGTDHQSFDAVNIPGFQFIQDGMDYNTRTHHSNQDTYDRLVEDDLKQAATIVASFVYNTAQRAEMLPRKEAVKATGTN, encoded by the coding sequence ATGAAAAAATCTTTACTTTTTTCGTTGCTAACGGCAGGTATTAGCCTTTCTGCAGCAGCACAAGAGGCGGTTGATCAGGCAATCGTACAAAAAATACGTAATGAGGGTTTAAAAAACTCACAGGTTATGAAAACTGCGTTCTACTTAACGGATGTAGCCGGTCCGCGTTTATCTGGTTCGCCAGGCTTAAAAAATGCACAAAACTGGGCAGTAAAAGAATTGCAGAGCTACGGCCTGGTTAACGCTAAACTGGAACCTTGGGGCAAATTTGGTAAAGGCTGGCAGGTGAACAAAAACTATGCAGCTATTACAGTGCCCTACTACCATGCTATTATTGCCATCCCTAAAGCCTGGACCAGCAGCACTAAGGGCCTAATCAAAGGCGATGTGGTACTGGTAAAAGTAGATACCCTAACCGATCTGGCTAAATACAAAGGGCAATTAGGCGGCAAAATCATCGTATTCGACCAGGCTAATGCTTTGGTGCGTAGCAAGAACCCAGATGCCTCACGCTATACCGATGAGGAGTTAGCCAAAATGGCTGCTGTAACACCACAAGCTGGTGGTAGGGGCCAAAGGGCGGGCAACCCGCAAATGGAGGCATTTATGGCCGCGCGCCGTAAGGCCGCCGCTATGCGTGGCGCTATCAGCAGCTTTTTACAGCAGGAGAACGCCGCTTTAATATTAAGCCAGGGCCGTGGTACCGATGGTACGGTGTTCACCACTAACGGCGCATCATATGCCGATACAGCAAAAGCGGCTTTGCCGGAGCTGGAAACCAGCGGCGAAGATTACCTGCGCATAGTACGCCTGCTACGTGCCGGCCAAAAGGTGCAAATGGAAGCCGATGTGCAAACGCAATTTTACACCGACGATATGCAAGGATATAACGTAATTGCTGAAATACCGGGCACCGATAAAAAGCTGAAAGAGCAGGTGGTTATGTTAGGCGGCCACTTTGATTCATGGCACGCCGGTACGGGGGCTACCGATAATGCTGCAGGCAGTGCGGTAATGATGGAGGCCATGCGTATCCTGAAAACTATTGGCTTTAAACCTAAACGTACTATCCGTATTGCGCTTTGGAGTTCAGAAGAGCAAGGTTTGTTTGGCTCGAGGGGTTATGTGGCCCAGCACTTTGGTAAACGCGATACTTTAAAGGCTGAGCAGGCCAAGGTATCGGCTTACTATAACCTGGATAACGGTACCGGTAAAATCCGTGGCGTATACCTGCAAGGTAATGCAGCTGTTGGCCCAATTTTCCAGAGCTGGTTAGCGCCGTTTAACGATTTGGGCGCCACTACGGTTACCATCAGTAATACGGGTGGTACCGATCATCAGTCATTTGATGCCGTGAACATACCCGGCTTCCAGTTCATTCAGGATGGTATGGATTATAACACCCGCACTCACCATAGCAACCAGGACACTTATGACCGTTTAGTGGAAGACGACCTTAAACAGGCCGCTACCATTGTTGCCTCATTTGTGTATAATACAGCTCAACGTGCTGAGATGCTGCCACGTAAAGAAGCAGTTAAAGCAACCGGCACCAACTAA
- a CDS encoding helix-turn-helix transcriptional regulator: protein MMGKEAIKNKIKTVAVNIRKIREFRNYTQEYLALKLDISQNAYSKIELGYTKITLERLYQIAQILEVDLFELIKAEHTEPAQFMQVASVSA from the coding sequence ATGATGGGGAAGGAAGCGATCAAGAACAAGATTAAAACTGTTGCTGTTAACATCAGAAAAATAAGAGAGTTTAGAAATTACACCCAGGAGTATCTGGCCTTAAAGCTTGACATTTCACAAAATGCCTACAGCAAAATAGAACTCGGTTATACAAAAATAACCCTGGAGCGACTGTACCAGATAGCTCAAATATTGGAAGTAGATTTATTCGAACTTATTAAAGCCGAACATACCGAACCGGCTCAATTTATGCAGGTTGCATCAGTAAGCGCCTAA
- a CDS encoding response regulator transcription factor has product MKRILLVEDDPNLGNLLQDYLQLKGKFDVVLSKDGEAGLREFTKSDFDLLILDVMMPKKDGFTLGKEIRKLNQQVPIIFATAKGMMEDKTQAFNLGGDDYITKPFRIEELLLRINALLKRTATGGTKEEEKPTQFKIGKYDFDFTAQVIQSDSGVQKLSTKEAALLRLLCLHKNEVLTREEALLNIWNDDNYFNGRSMDVFLSKIRKYLKDDSRVEIINVHGRGYKLLVN; this is encoded by the coding sequence ATGAAGAGAATACTATTGGTAGAAGACGACCCTAACCTGGGCAACCTGCTGCAAGATTACTTACAACTGAAAGGCAAGTTTGACGTAGTGCTGAGTAAAGATGGTGAGGCCGGCTTGCGGGAGTTTACCAAGAGTGATTTTGATTTGCTGATACTCGATGTAATGATGCCCAAAAAAGATGGCTTTACCCTTGGTAAAGAGATCCGTAAGCTAAACCAGCAAGTGCCTATTATTTTTGCTACTGCCAAGGGAATGATGGAAGACAAAACCCAAGCCTTTAACCTTGGCGGCGACGACTATATAACCAAACCCTTTCGTATCGAAGAACTGCTGTTGCGTATTAATGCCTTGCTCAAGCGTACGGCTACAGGCGGTACTAAGGAAGAAGAAAAACCCACGCAGTTTAAAATAGGTAAATACGACTTCGATTTTACCGCTCAGGTAATACAATCAGACAGCGGCGTACAGAAGCTGTCCACTAAAGAAGCGGCATTATTGCGCTTGTTGTGCCTGCATAAAAATGAAGTACTTACCCGCGAGGAAGCGCTGCTTAATATATGGAATGACGACAATTACTTCAATGGTCGCAGTATGGACGTTTTTCTGAGCAAGATTCGCAAATACTTAAAAGATGATTCACGTGTGGAAATCATCAATGTTCATGGTCGCGGGTATAAATTATTAGTGAATTAA
- a CDS encoding Sir2 family NAD-dependent protein deacetylase, with protein MQKVIVLTGAGISAESGLKTFRDSDGLWEGYDIEEVATPHGWQRNPALVQEFYNMRRKSVLEAQPNAAHYALARLQDKYDVTIVTQNIDDLHERAGSKQVVHLHGIITRSQSSINPKLTYPIEGWKINMDEVCELGSPLRPHVVWFGEDVPMISKAAQLCTTANIFMLVGTSLAVYPAAGLIDYVPADVPKYIIDPHIPYVRSGGEVHKIEAKATIGVPQVIEALMNML; from the coding sequence ATGCAAAAAGTTATTGTATTAACAGGAGCAGGCATTAGTGCAGAGAGTGGCTTAAAAACCTTTAGAGACAGCGATGGGCTTTGGGAAGGGTATGATATTGAGGAAGTAGCCACGCCCCACGGCTGGCAGCGTAACCCGGCGCTAGTGCAGGAGTTTTATAACATGCGCCGAAAATCGGTACTGGAAGCGCAACCCAACGCGGCTCATTACGCGCTGGCTCGTTTGCAGGATAAGTATGATGTAACCATTGTTACGCAGAATATTGATGATTTGCATGAGCGGGCCGGCTCAAAACAGGTGGTGCATTTGCATGGTATCATCACACGGTCGCAATCGAGCATTAACCCAAAGCTTACTTACCCAATTGAGGGTTGGAAGATAAACATGGACGAGGTTTGTGAACTGGGATCGCCTCTGCGCCCGCATGTGGTGTGGTTTGGCGAGGATGTGCCTATGATTAGTAAGGCTGCACAACTATGTACCACTGCCAATATTTTCATGCTTGTAGGTACGTCACTAGCCGTTTACCCGGCTGCTGGCTTAATTGATTACGTACCTGCTGATGTTCCAAAATATATTATAGACCCACACATACCTTATGTACGCAGCGGTGGCGAAGTGCATAAAATAGAAGCTAAAGCTACAATAGGTGTACCCCAGGTGATTGAGGCATTAATGAACATGCTATAG
- a CDS encoding HAMP domain-containing sensor histidine kinase, whose translation MKKTSIGLIIGLMGFALLGVIAMQYFFLRQSYKQQSELFDRDVAEALNVVQDKLKQHDANRFLNDRANGVKTRKITRYTLSKKKSDSITEALVNSKKLSDKSKALHDLKISMLRDSLQRILLSSKVDEELYGEPQEGMVNVRLRVEEFTDELGFVHQRPLPPEITDITKPKKLRKYDTSFYTYPDPVLGRQVVAVTHINPLWQREHERRLKQKRISQIRQMLKADSLAQLKNVDVTVMAKLAEEYNKADQPLKERIDPFFLDSLLRLELRNKGISLPPSYEVTSANNDSLLFSKAYDIVGERPVFNVADTYETTIFAQDVINDPGKIRMFFPDKNSHILNTMTYMLSISGGLLLVLIFCFGYTIFSILKQKKISEMKTDFINNMTHEFKTPVSTIMIASEALQDKEIIEDKARVARLANIIYEENERLGSHIERVLNIARIEKNDFKLDKKPVDVNDLIVEVLDSMQLILQKSNAQVDLHLDADDAVIEADELHFSNVIYNLIDNAIKYSRENPELTITTLNKGGQLVVRVADRGIGMSRDQQAKIFEQFYRVPTGNLHDVRGFGLGLSYVNTIVKRLEGMISVRSEKEKGSEFELKFNIAA comes from the coding sequence ATGAAAAAGACGAGTATAGGATTAATTATTGGCCTGATGGGGTTTGCCCTGTTAGGCGTAATTGCTATGCAGTATTTTTTTCTGCGACAGTCTTACAAGCAGCAATCTGAGCTGTTTGACCGTGATGTGGCCGAGGCGCTTAATGTTGTTCAAGACAAATTAAAACAACATGATGCTAACCGTTTCTTAAATGACAGGGCCAATGGCGTCAAAACGCGTAAAATTACCCGTTATACGCTATCCAAAAAGAAAAGTGATTCCATAACAGAGGCATTGGTTAACAGCAAAAAACTGTCAGATAAAAGCAAAGCGCTGCACGACCTCAAAATATCGATGCTGCGCGATAGCCTGCAACGTATTTTACTAAGCAGTAAAGTAGATGAAGAGCTTTACGGCGAACCGCAGGAAGGCATGGTTAATGTACGTTTAAGGGTCGAAGAGTTTACCGATGAGCTGGGCTTTGTACACCAGCGCCCCCTGCCACCCGAAATTACCGATATTACCAAGCCCAAAAAGCTGCGAAAATATGATACGTCTTTCTATACCTACCCTGACCCTGTACTGGGCCGTCAGGTAGTAGCCGTAACGCACATTAACCCCCTCTGGCAACGCGAGCACGAGCGTAGGCTGAAGCAAAAGCGCATTAGTCAGATTAGGCAAATGCTCAAAGCTGATTCACTGGCGCAGCTCAAAAATGTAGATGTAACTGTAATGGCCAAACTGGCCGAAGAATATAACAAAGCTGATCAGCCACTCAAAGAGCGTATTGATCCGTTTTTTCTCGATTCGCTCCTGCGTTTAGAATTGCGTAACAAAGGCATCAGTTTGCCCCCTAGTTATGAGGTAACCTCTGCCAATAACGATTCGCTCCTGTTTTCAAAAGCCTATGATATTGTTGGCGAAAGGCCTGTTTTTAATGTGGCCGACACTTATGAAACGACCATCTTTGCCCAAGATGTAATCAATGATCCGGGTAAAATACGAATGTTTTTCCCCGACAAGAACTCGCATATCTTAAACACCATGACCTACATGCTGTCTATCAGCGGCGGGCTGTTGCTGGTGCTTATCTTTTGTTTCGGATATACCATCTTTTCTATCCTTAAGCAAAAGAAAATATCGGAGATGAAAACCGATTTCATCAACAACATGACACATGAGTTTAAAACACCGGTATCAACTATCATGATTGCCAGTGAGGCCTTACAGGATAAAGAGATTATTGAAGATAAAGCCCGTGTAGCCCGGTTGGCCAATATTATTTACGAGGAGAACGAGCGCCTGGGCAGCCATATAGAGCGGGTGCTGAACATTGCCCGTATTGAGAAGAACGACTTTAAACTGGATAAGAAACCGGTTGATGTGAATGACCTGATTGTAGAGGTGCTGGATAGCATGCAGCTTATTTTGCAGAAAAGCAATGCACAGGTTGATTTGCACCTTGATGCAGACGATGCCGTAATAGAGGCCGACGAGCTGCACTTCTCGAACGTAATTTATAACCTGATAGATAATGCCATTAAATACAGCCGCGAAAACCCGGAACTAACCATTACCACGCTCAACAAAGGTGGTCAGTTGGTTGTAAGGGTGGCCGATAGGGGTATAGGTATGAGCCGCGACCAGCAGGCTAAGATATTTGAGCAGTTTTACCGCGTACCAACCGGTAACCTGCACGATGTAAGGGGCTTTGGGCTTGGCCTGAGCTATGTGAACACCATTGTTAAGCGCCTGGAGGGAATGATTAGTGTGCGGTCGGAGAAAGAAAAAGGCTCTGAGTTTGAACTGAAATTCAACATTGCTGCATGA
- a CDS encoding endonuclease/exonuclease/phosphatase family protein has protein sequence MNLFLTIYACFLFCCTLLPLVRNDYWIFRVFDYPRLQKLALVLLCLVLWAVFYHGLVLVYWGIGLALLLNAAYLLSLILPFTALGKKQVLAAGAPIPEQSISLMIANVYEFNPNKEGCVAEVRKADPDVVILLEANEVWEQHTRVLENDYAYHVKVPLNNTYGLILYAKLELSDTEVKYLVEEGIPSIHTKIRLPNGQQIQFYAVHPTPPVPNENVRSTERDKELLIIADLAKASNLPVIVAGDLNDVAWSHTTELFLKMSGLLDPRRGRGFFNSFNAHYPFLRFPLDHAFSSTHFKLRQIKRLHNFGSDHFPIFLNLQYEQLAAVEQKPMQPDADEIEEAEEKKAKEV, from the coding sequence TTGAATCTATTTCTCACAATATACGCCTGCTTTCTGTTCTGTTGTACGCTGCTGCCCCTGGTACGTAACGATTATTGGATTTTTAGGGTGTTTGATTACCCCAGGCTGCAAAAGCTGGCACTGGTACTCCTTTGCCTTGTTTTATGGGCGGTATTTTACCATGGCCTCGTTTTAGTTTACTGGGGCATTGGCCTGGCTCTTTTACTTAATGCTGCATACTTGTTAAGCCTTATTTTACCGTTTACTGCCTTAGGCAAAAAGCAGGTATTGGCTGCCGGTGCACCCATCCCCGAACAAAGCATAAGCCTGATGATTGCCAACGTTTACGAGTTTAATCCGAACAAGGAAGGCTGTGTTGCGGAGGTACGAAAAGCCGACCCTGATGTGGTGATCTTATTGGAAGCCAATGAGGTTTGGGAGCAGCACACACGGGTATTGGAGAACGATTATGCTTACCATGTAAAAGTGCCATTAAATAATACCTACGGGCTTATCTTGTACGCTAAACTGGAGTTAAGCGATACGGAGGTTAAATACCTGGTGGAGGAAGGCATTCCTTCTATACATACTAAAATACGCTTACCTAATGGCCAACAAATACAGTTTTATGCGGTGCACCCTACACCGCCCGTACCCAATGAGAACGTACGGTCGACCGAGCGCGATAAGGAACTTTTAATAATAGCCGATTTAGCTAAGGCCAGCAATTTACCCGTTATTGTAGCCGGCGATTTAAATGATGTGGCCTGGAGTCATACTACTGAGCTTTTTTTGAAAATGAGCGGCTTGCTTGACCCGCGTCGGGGCCGCGGTTTTTTTAATTCGTTTAATGCGCATTATCCGTTTCTGCGCTTTCCGCTCGATCATGCTTTCTCTTCAACGCATTTTAAGCTGCGGCAAATAAAACGCCTGCATAATTTTGGATCAGATCATTTTCCGATTTTCCTTAACCTGCAGTACGAGCAGCTGGCCGCTGTTGAACAGAAACCTATGCAACCAGATGCCGATGAAATTGAGGAAGCGGAAGAGAAAAAGGCAAAAGAAGTATAG
- a CDS encoding BlaI/MecI/CopY family transcriptional regulator: MEIKELTRAEEQLMHVLWQIKKGYVKDVIDQLPEPKPAYNTVSTIIRILETKGFVGHTAYGKSHEYHPIISKDEYQNFASDKLLTGYFDNSVKRMFSFFVQKEKINVKEADEIMKLIEKFKDK; encoded by the coding sequence ATGGAAATTAAAGAGCTAACCCGTGCAGAAGAGCAACTGATGCATGTGCTTTGGCAAATCAAAAAAGGATATGTAAAAGATGTGATTGACCAGCTGCCCGAGCCCAAGCCGGCTTATAACACGGTGTCAACCATCATTCGTATATTAGAAACTAAGGGTTTTGTAGGGCATACCGCTTATGGTAAAAGTCATGAGTATCATCCCATCATCAGCAAGGATGAGTACCAAAACTTTGCCTCAGATAAATTGCTGACCGGCTATTTTGATAATTCTGTAAAACGCATGTTCTCGTTTTTTGTGCAGAAAGAAAAGATTAACGTGAAAGAGGCTGACGAGATTATGAAACTGATTGAAAAATTTAAGGACAAATAA
- a CDS encoding HD domain-containing protein → MYSQQLIDKTAAYVQQTLQQAEGGHDWWHILRVWNNAKHIAQTEPADLMVVELAALLHDIADSKFHNGDEEIGPLTAVAFLKREQVDDAVVEHVAQIIRHMSFKSSFAEQVFHSPELAVVQDADRLDAIGAIGIARAFNYGGFKGRELHNPTLPPNLQMSKEEYKKTTAPTINHFYEKLLLLKDKMNTPTARRMAEQRHEYMHTFLEQFYAEWEGLR, encoded by the coding sequence ATGTATTCCCAACAACTTATTGATAAAACGGCAGCCTATGTGCAGCAGACCCTACAGCAGGCCGAAGGTGGCCATGACTGGTGGCACATTTTACGCGTATGGAACAATGCCAAACACATTGCCCAAACCGAACCTGCCGATTTGATGGTGGTGGAACTGGCCGCCCTGCTTCATGACATTGCTGATAGTAAATTTCATAATGGTGATGAAGAGATTGGTCCGCTAACGGCTGTTGCCTTTTTAAAAAGAGAGCAAGTAGATGATGCTGTTGTAGAACATGTTGCGCAAATTATCAGGCACATGTCTTTCAAATCCAGCTTCGCTGAACAGGTTTTTCACTCACCCGAACTGGCTGTTGTACAGGATGCTGACCGGCTGGATGCCATAGGCGCTATTGGTATTGCACGGGCTTTTAATTACGGCGGATTTAAAGGCCGCGAATTACATAATCCTACTTTGCCCCCTAACCTGCAAATGAGCAAAGAGGAGTATAAGAAAACAACGGCTCCAACAATCAATCACTTTTACGAAAAGCTGCTGCTGCTTAAAGATAAAATGAACACGCCAACTGCACGCCGCATGGCTGAGCAAAGGCACGAGTATATGCACAC
- a CDS encoding DUF3127 domain-containing protein, with amino-acid sequence MDIKGKVHEVSPTQQVTESLKKRELVVEYIENPQYPEYIKFEAIQDRCNLLDNVRVGDDVEVFFNLRGRPWTDKTGKKSYFNSLQLWRINVLSGGAASATPEYAPPVDINAAPDDDDLPF; translated from the coding sequence ATGGATATTAAAGGTAAAGTACACGAAGTATCGCCAACCCAACAGGTTACGGAATCGTTAAAGAAGAGAGAGCTGGTTGTTGAATATATAGAGAATCCGCAATACCCTGAGTACATTAAATTTGAAGCAATTCAGGACCGTTGCAATTTATTGGATAACGTACGTGTGGGTGATGATGTGGAGGTGTTTTTCAACCTTCGCGGTCGCCCATGGACTGACAAAACCGGTAAAAAAAGCTATTTTAACTCTCTGCAGTTATGGCGTATTAATGTATTAAGCGGCGGTGCAGCAAGCGCAACCCCTGAGTACGCTCCACCGGTTGATATTAACGCAGCTCCAGATGATGACGATCTGCCGTTCTAA